The proteins below come from a single Fodinicola acaciae genomic window:
- a CDS encoding serine hydrolase gives MIDEELTELFLAANCTGTVSAVALDGSGEAGFGADEPMVAGSVIKICVALEAERQFADGRLDPARRVRLTAADRTPGTVGFSLFQDDIEVSLRDLVAPMLTISDNVATDALVRAAGLDSINASLRKLGLTETVMTGDIRTVIDRIGQDAGFAGWDDLTRWRPPSDAENAAATTRMRQGRELRPATATRTTAREMTTLLRLIWTDQAGPAAACRRVRELMAKQLTKNRLASGFPYPATVSAKSGGLAGTVRNEAGVVEFPDGRTYAVAVFTRTERDGMETPMNHAIGQAAALAVASIS, from the coding sequence ATGATCGACGAGGAACTGACCGAGCTGTTCCTGGCGGCCAACTGCACGGGGACGGTCTCGGCAGTGGCGCTCGACGGCTCCGGCGAGGCCGGCTTCGGCGCCGACGAGCCGATGGTGGCCGGCTCGGTCATCAAGATCTGTGTCGCACTGGAGGCCGAGCGCCAGTTCGCCGACGGCCGGCTCGACCCGGCTCGGCGCGTACGGTTGACGGCCGCCGACCGCACGCCCGGCACGGTCGGGTTTTCGCTGTTCCAGGACGACATCGAGGTGTCGCTGCGCGACCTTGTGGCGCCAATGCTGACGATCAGCGACAACGTCGCCACGGACGCGTTGGTACGCGCCGCCGGTCTCGACAGCATCAACGCGTCACTGCGCAAGCTCGGACTCACCGAAACCGTGATGACCGGCGACATCCGGACGGTCATCGACCGGATCGGACAGGACGCCGGCTTCGCCGGATGGGACGACCTCACCCGATGGCGGCCGCCGTCGGATGCGGAAAACGCGGCGGCGACGACACGGATGCGGCAAGGCCGCGAGTTGCGGCCGGCGACCGCGACGCGTACGACCGCGCGGGAAATGACCACGCTGCTGCGGCTGATCTGGACCGACCAGGCCGGCCCGGCCGCCGCCTGCCGGCGGGTCCGCGAGCTGATGGCCAAGCAGCTCACCAAAAACCGACTGGCCAGCGGATTTCCTTATCCGGCAACGGTTTCCGCGAAAAGCGGTGGCCTGGCCGGCACCGTACGCAACGAGGCCGGCGTCGTGGAGTTTCCGGACGGTCGCACGTACGCGGTGGCCGTCTTCACCCGCACCGAACGCGACGGCATGGAAACACCGATGAACCACGCGATCGGCCAGGCGGCCGCACTCGCGGTCGCCAGCATTTCCTGA
- a CDS encoding VC0807 family protein: MTTTETVKPAGIIKGLLPTIIFNVVLTTATYFILTAYGVNEVAALAVSGVWPVVEIAIVYAKQRRLDELSLFVLVLLAIGVVSSLAFNSPRIAILKDSAPTALFGIVLLVSLLFPRPLMFFFGRRFATDGTPAGVQRWNDLWQYAGFRRAQRVTTIVWGVSFLAEVAVRTILTFLLPFSVMVVISQVLPIVVIVALIIWTIRYGQAQRRKAGNARME; encoded by the coding sequence ATGACGACCACCGAAACGGTCAAACCAGCCGGAATAATCAAGGGCCTGTTGCCGACGATCATCTTCAACGTGGTGCTCACCACCGCCACGTATTTCATCCTCACGGCGTACGGCGTCAACGAGGTCGCCGCGCTGGCGGTCAGCGGCGTCTGGCCGGTCGTCGAGATCGCCATCGTCTACGCCAAACAGCGCCGGCTCGACGAGCTGAGCCTGTTTGTGCTGGTGTTGCTGGCCATCGGCGTCGTCAGCTCGCTGGCCTTCAACAGTCCACGGATCGCCATCCTGAAGGACTCGGCGCCGACCGCGCTGTTTGGCATCGTGCTGCTGGTCTCACTGCTTTTCCCGCGTCCGCTGATGTTTTTCTTCGGCCGCCGGTTTGCCACCGACGGCACGCCGGCCGGGGTCCAGCGCTGGAACGACCTCTGGCAGTACGCCGGCTTCCGGCGCGCACAGCGCGTCACCACGATCGTCTGGGGTGTGTCGTTCCTGGCCGAGGTGGCGGTCCGTACTATCCTCACCTTCCTGCTGCCGTTCTCGGTGATGGTCGTCATCTCGCAGGTGCTGCCGATCGTGGTGATCGTGGCGCTGATCATCTGGACGATCCGGTACGGGCAGGCACAACGCCGCAAAGCCGGCAATGCGCGCATGGAATGA
- a CDS encoding pyridoxamine 5'-phosphate oxidase family protein: MKLHERIDDRLRDFILEQPVFFVGTAPLSAAGHVNVSPKGMRGTLAVLGEHRVAYLDYVASGAETIAHLRENGRIVLMFCAFSGPPNVVRLHGHGRVLLPGDDGFAELETHFAGQPRHARRSIIDVRIDRVSDSCGFSVPRMDYVEDRDLLTRHFSRKDEQQVEDYKALKNSYSIDGLPALGSKQTLVESVSAAGEQAVRQTG, encoded by the coding sequence ATGAAGCTGCACGAGCGGATCGACGACCGGCTGCGCGACTTCATCCTGGAGCAGCCGGTCTTCTTCGTCGGTACGGCGCCACTGTCGGCCGCCGGCCACGTGAACGTGTCGCCGAAAGGCATGCGCGGCACGCTCGCGGTCCTCGGCGAGCACCGGGTCGCCTATCTCGACTATGTGGCCAGCGGGGCGGAAACCATCGCGCATCTGCGGGAAAACGGCCGGATCGTGCTGATGTTCTGCGCCTTCTCCGGTCCGCCCAACGTCGTACGCCTGCACGGTCACGGCCGTGTTCTGCTGCCTGGCGACGACGGCTTCGCGGAGCTGGAGACGCATTTCGCCGGCCAGCCGCGGCACGCTCGCCGCTCGATCATCGACGTGCGGATCGACCGGGTCAGCGACTCGTGCGGGTTCAGCGTGCCGCGGATGGACTACGTCGAGGACCGCGACCTGCTGACGCGGCATTTCAGCCGCAAGGACGAGCAGCAGGTCGAGGACTACAAGGCGCTCAAGAACTCCTACAGCATCGACGGCCTGCCGGCACTGGGGTCGAAACAGACCCTAGTTGAGTCGGTGTCGGCTGCTGGCGAACAGGCGGTCCGGCAGACCGGTTGA
- the rpsN gene encoding 30S ribosomal protein S14 — protein sequence MAKKSKIARDAQRRRMVAHYAERRAVLKAAIASPSSTDAEKAAAVSALARQPRDASATRVRNRDVVDGRARGFVRAFGLSRIRLRQLAHDGQLPGVRKSSW from the coding sequence GTGGCGAAGAAGAGCAAGATCGCGCGCGATGCGCAGCGCAGGCGTATGGTCGCGCACTACGCGGAGCGGCGCGCCGTGCTGAAGGCCGCCATCGCGAGTCCTTCGAGTACCGACGCGGAGAAGGCCGCGGCTGTGTCGGCGCTAGCGCGGCAGCCGCGCGACGCGAGTGCGACGCGCGTACGCAACCGTGACGTCGTCGACGGACGTGCGCGCGGGTTCGTACGCGCGTTTGGCCTGTCCCGGATCCGGCTGCGGCAGCTCGCGCATGACGGCCAGCTGCCGGGCGTACGGAAGTCGAGCTGGTGA
- a CDS encoding HpcH/HpaI aldolase/citrate lyase family protein, with translation MTRPRRSVLYMPGANERALEKAKTLPADALILDLEDAVAPDAKEEARKRVCAAASSGDYGSREIAIRVNAADTEWHADDIAAAVAAEPDAILVPKVNSADAVRTLARSLGSARTALWAMVETPEAMLNASAIASASERLTVLVMGTNDLANELHAEHVPGRAPLLTGLSLCLLAARAAGKVILDGVYNDVKDADGFAAECQQGREFGFDGKTLIHPSQIEPCNRIFAPSDAEVEKSRRIIEAFAEAQAAGRGVVTVDGRMIENLHVRNAERILALAKAIG, from the coding sequence ATGACCCGGCCGCGACGGTCCGTGCTCTACATGCCCGGCGCCAACGAACGTGCCTTGGAGAAAGCCAAAACACTGCCTGCCGACGCGCTGATCCTCGACCTGGAGGACGCCGTCGCACCGGATGCCAAGGAAGAGGCCAGAAAACGCGTCTGCGCGGCGGCTTCTTCCGGTGACTACGGCAGTCGCGAGATCGCCATCCGCGTCAACGCGGCCGACACCGAGTGGCACGCCGACGACATCGCGGCCGCCGTCGCCGCCGAACCCGACGCGATCCTGGTGCCGAAGGTGAACTCGGCCGACGCCGTCCGCACTTTGGCGCGGTCGCTGGGATCGGCGCGTACGGCCCTGTGGGCCATGGTCGAGACGCCGGAGGCGATGCTGAACGCGTCGGCGATCGCGTCGGCGTCCGAGCGGTTGACCGTACTGGTGATGGGGACCAACGACCTCGCCAATGAGCTGCACGCCGAGCACGTACCAGGGCGTGCGCCGCTGCTGACCGGACTTTCCTTGTGCCTGCTGGCCGCTCGGGCCGCCGGCAAGGTGATCCTGGACGGCGTCTACAACGACGTCAAGGACGCCGACGGATTCGCGGCCGAATGCCAACAGGGACGCGAGTTTGGTTTCGACGGCAAGACGCTGATCCACCCGTCGCAGATCGAGCCGTGCAACCGGATCTTCGCGCCTTCCGACGCGGAGGTGGAAAAGTCGCGGCGGATCATCGAGGCCTTCGCCGAGGCACAGGCCGCCGGCCGCGGTGTGGTGACGGTCGACGGCCGGATGATCGAAAACCTGCACGTACGCAACGCCGAGCGGATCTTGGCCCTGGCCAAAGCCATCGGCTAG
- a CDS encoding HpcH/HpaI aldolase/citrate lyase family protein → MRSAKDFFRPLAVGAPAPVRDIPFRPSRMIHFFDPSNAKMAAKVPDLAPKVDVLLGNLEDAIQASNKEAARNGLVDIAKATDFGETQLWTRINSLDSPWALDDLLTLVPAIGDKLDVVMVPKVEGPEDIHYVDRLLAQLEAKAGVSRPILVHAILETATGVANVEEIAGASPRMQGMSLGPADLAASRRMKTTRVGGGHPGYLVRSDPTGDDLTAGRTTYQQDLWHYTVARMVDACVAHGILPYYGPFGDIRDVVACEDQFRNAYLLGCVGAWSLHPAQIPIARKVFSPDPEEVRWARRVIAEMGDGTGAVMIDGKMQDDASVKQCRVVAELADALAQRDPELAKAYES, encoded by the coding sequence ATGCGTTCGGCTAAGGACTTCTTCCGGCCGTTGGCCGTCGGTGCTCCGGCGCCGGTGCGGGACATCCCGTTCCGGCCGTCCCGGATGATCCACTTTTTCGATCCCAGCAACGCCAAGATGGCGGCCAAGGTGCCGGACCTGGCGCCGAAGGTCGACGTGCTGCTCGGCAACCTGGAAGACGCGATCCAGGCGAGCAACAAGGAAGCGGCGCGCAACGGCCTGGTCGACATCGCGAAGGCGACCGACTTCGGCGAGACGCAGCTGTGGACGCGGATCAACAGCCTCGACTCGCCGTGGGCCCTGGACGACCTGCTGACACTCGTGCCGGCGATCGGCGACAAGCTCGACGTCGTCATGGTGCCGAAGGTCGAAGGCCCCGAGGACATCCATTACGTCGACCGGTTGTTGGCTCAGCTGGAGGCAAAAGCCGGTGTGTCGCGGCCGATCCTGGTGCACGCCATCCTGGAAACCGCCACCGGCGTGGCCAATGTGGAGGAAATCGCCGGCGCCAGTCCGCGGATGCAGGGAATGTCGCTCGGGCCGGCCGACCTCGCCGCCAGCCGGCGGATGAAGACGACCCGCGTCGGCGGCGGCCACCCCGGTTATCTCGTACGGTCCGACCCGACCGGCGACGACCTGACCGCCGGACGTACGACGTATCAACAGGATCTGTGGCATTACACGGTCGCGCGGATGGTCGACGCGTGTGTGGCACACGGGATTTTGCCTTATTACGGGCCTTTCGGTGACATCCGCGATGTCGTCGCGTGCGAGGACCAGTTTCGCAACGCTTATCTGCTCGGCTGTGTCGGCGCGTGGAGCCTGCATCCGGCGCAGATCCCGATCGCACGCAAGGTTTTTTCGCCCGATCCCGAGGAAGTGCGGTGGGCCCGGCGGGTGATCGCCGAGATGGGCGACGGCACCGGCGCGGTGATGATCGACGGCAAGATGCAGGACGACGCGAGCGTCAAACAGTGTCGCGTGGTCGCCGAGCTCGCCGATGCGTTGGCGCAGCGCGATCCGGAGCTGGCGAAGGCGTACGAGTCATGA
- a CDS encoding YoaK family protein, with protein MTHVPVRRVRDGQESLVIAGLLAIASGFLDALTYLDHGGVFANAMTGNIILAGVSAAATHWGDTVGHLLPVAAFVVGGLVGECLMLPAARRFVPWPSASTLGLEIVFLGIVAGLPRAFTSSWLALGISFVAAIQSTSFRRVGGQSYSTIVTTNNLRSFVGHAFAAIREPDSRNRRLTLWFGLVCLSFLAGAAIGALCTMWIGDRALWIAAGILLAAWILLVTDLLLARKKR; from the coding sequence ATGACACATGTGCCGGTGCGGCGGGTCCGGGACGGACAGGAGTCGCTGGTCATCGCGGGACTTCTCGCGATCGCCAGCGGTTTTCTGGACGCGCTCACCTATCTCGACCACGGCGGCGTGTTCGCGAACGCGATGACCGGCAACATCATCCTGGCCGGCGTGTCCGCCGCCGCCACACACTGGGGTGACACCGTAGGACATTTGTTGCCGGTGGCCGCGTTCGTCGTCGGCGGCCTGGTCGGCGAATGCCTGATGCTGCCGGCGGCGCGCCGGTTCGTGCCCTGGCCGTCGGCCAGCACCCTCGGCCTGGAAATCGTCTTTCTCGGCATTGTCGCCGGCCTGCCGCGGGCTTTCACATCCAGCTGGCTGGCGCTGGGAATCTCTTTCGTGGCGGCGATTCAGTCGACGTCCTTCCGGCGCGTGGGCGGTCAGTCATACAGCACGATCGTGACGACCAACAACCTCCGGTCGTTCGTCGGACACGCGTTCGCGGCCATCCGCGAGCCGGACTCGCGCAACCGCCGGCTGACGCTCTGGTTTGGCCTGGTCTGCCTGTCTTTCCTGGCCGGCGCGGCGATCGGCGCGCTGTGCACGATGTGGATCGGCGACCGCGCGTTGTGGATCGCCGCCGGCATCCTGCTGGCCGCCTGGATCCTGCTCGTCACGGATCTGTTGCTGGCGCGGAAGAAGCGCTGA
- a CDS encoding PaaX family transcriptional regulator C-terminal domain-containing protein, which yields MSDSVKYGSGGSVSLVPFLYGVCARDEMPGTILTALLGDLGLTTAAARALIARMRRDGQLAGRRRGRTVDYRMIGEFRRQYDRIRTSDSRQPVPWRGHFHALLFQVPEEHRAFRDALRRHAVFTGYGTMQPGVLISLTDRRSALLDQLPPLPSGARVVSATLGMSTVDAAAAAHRAWDLGALAERYRAHILTLTPETRRDEPLPADGRTLRRWSDLTTTMWRDIGMQPDLSPELLPDDWPGKRLLELLIAMDRRYYPAVRTYVDELFSASSAPATDP from the coding sequence GTGAGCGATAGCGTCAAGTACGGCTCGGGTGGCTCGGTCTCGCTCGTGCCGTTTCTCTACGGCGTCTGTGCGCGAGACGAGATGCCTGGCACGATCCTGACCGCGCTGCTGGGCGATCTCGGTCTGACCACTGCCGCGGCTCGTGCGCTGATCGCGCGGATGCGGCGTGACGGCCAGCTGGCCGGCCGGCGGCGTGGCCGCACCGTCGACTATCGGATGATCGGTGAGTTTCGCCGGCAATATGACCGGATCCGTACGTCCGACAGCCGGCAACCGGTGCCGTGGCGCGGCCATTTCCACGCGCTGCTTTTTCAGGTGCCGGAGGAACACCGCGCATTTCGCGACGCGTTGCGCCGGCACGCGGTCTTCACCGGCTATGGCACCATGCAGCCTGGCGTCTTGATTTCGTTGACAGACAGGCGATCCGCGCTGCTCGACCAGCTGCCACCGCTGCCAAGCGGTGCGCGCGTCGTTTCCGCCACACTCGGGATGTCCACAGTGGACGCGGCCGCCGCGGCTCACCGGGCCTGGGACCTCGGCGCGTTGGCCGAGCGTTATCGTGCGCACATCCTCACACTCACACCGGAAACGCGCCGCGACGAGCCGCTGCCGGCCGACGGTCGTACGCTGCGCCGCTGGTCGGACCTGACCACCACGATGTGGCGCGACATCGGCATGCAGCCTGACCTGTCACCGGAGTTGTTGCCGGACGACTGGCCGGGCAAGCGGTTGCTGGAGCTGCTGATCGCGATGGACCGGCGTTATTATCCGGCCGTACGCACGTATGTGGACGAGCTGTTCAGCGCTTCTTCCGCGCCAGCAACAGATCCGTGA
- a CDS encoding TetR/AcrR family transcriptional regulator, whose protein sequence is MPRTKEFDPDVALQAAIELFWRRGYEATSMQDLVDHLGIGRASIYATFGSKHDLYLLALDRYCTDIAGIYTHMLAQSGPALPGVRALVKAFADKALTDPDRKGCFVTNAAVELAPADHDVARRVDEGLTGLESALLGSLMRAADQGELGADKDPYALARFLVTFLQGVRVIAKRPDRRRLEAAVAQALSLLD, encoded by the coding sequence GTGCCGAGGACCAAGGAGTTCGACCCGGATGTCGCACTGCAGGCGGCGATCGAGCTGTTCTGGCGGCGCGGTTACGAGGCGACCTCGATGCAGGACCTGGTCGACCACCTCGGCATCGGACGGGCCAGCATCTATGCCACCTTCGGCAGCAAACACGATCTCTATCTGCTGGCACTCGACCGTTACTGCACGGACATCGCCGGCATTTACACACACATGCTGGCGCAGTCCGGTCCGGCTCTCCCGGGCGTACGCGCGCTGGTCAAGGCGTTTGCCGACAAGGCGCTGACCGACCCCGACCGCAAAGGCTGTTTCGTGACCAACGCGGCGGTCGAGCTGGCACCGGCCGACCACGACGTGGCGCGCCGCGTCGACGAGGGCCTGACCGGACTGGAATCGGCGTTGCTGGGGAGCCTGATGCGCGCGGCCGACCAGGGAGAACTGGGCGCCGACAAGGATCCGTACGCGCTGGCCCGGTTTCTGGTGACGTTTCTGCAAGGCGTACGGGTGATCGCCAAGCGGCCGGACCGTCGCCGACTGGAGGCCGCGGTGGCGCAGGCGCTGTCCCTGCTCGACTAA
- the rpmG gene encoding 50S ribosomal protein L33 yields MAKANDVRPVIKMRSTAGTGYTYVTRKNRRNDPDRLVLRKYDPVARRHVDFREER; encoded by the coding sequence GTGGCGAAGGCCAACGACGTACGTCCGGTGATCAAAATGCGGTCCACCGCTGGCACCGGTTACACGTACGTGACCAGGAAGAACCGCCGTAACGACCCGGACAGGCTGGTGTTGCGCAAGTACGACCCGGTGGCGCGGCGGCACGTCGACTTCCGCGAGGAGCGGTAG
- a CDS encoding alpha/beta fold hydrolase, translated as MERRKMLAATSALALAATGAPTVPADVSLPGFRSAMAEVNGTRLHYVAGGRGAPLILLPGWPQTWWQFHRIMPLLAKHYRVIAVDLRGMNRSAKPATGYDKKTMARDIRDLVRALGYQRAAVAGHDIGAMVAQSLAANFPESVTKIALLDVMHPDQSWYGMTLVPRPGESFYLWWFAFNQVHGLPERLLTGRFRLMADAVFGMMLVNPTAIDERDRAIYAHAYSTPEAIRAGNGWYQTFSQDIEDQRAYPRLRTPVLGLVSGPSYGFMAAGLPKKAVDPTIRRVENSGHFIVDEQPDVVASELLAFFR; from the coding sequence ATGGAGAGGCGCAAGATGCTCGCCGCCACGTCGGCGCTGGCGCTGGCGGCGACCGGCGCACCAACCGTCCCCGCTGACGTCTCGTTGCCGGGCTTTCGCAGTGCCATGGCGGAGGTGAACGGCACGCGGCTGCATTACGTGGCCGGCGGAAGAGGAGCGCCACTCATCCTCTTGCCTGGCTGGCCGCAGACGTGGTGGCAGTTCCACCGGATCATGCCGCTGCTGGCGAAGCACTATCGGGTCATCGCCGTGGACCTGCGCGGCATGAACAGGTCGGCGAAGCCGGCCACCGGCTATGACAAGAAGACGATGGCTCGCGACATCCGCGACCTCGTCCGGGCGTTGGGATACCAGCGGGCCGCCGTGGCCGGCCATGACATCGGGGCCATGGTCGCGCAGAGCCTCGCCGCCAATTTTCCGGAGTCCGTCACGAAAATCGCGCTGCTGGACGTGATGCATCCGGACCAGAGCTGGTATGGCATGACGCTGGTCCCGCGGCCTGGCGAGTCGTTCTATCTCTGGTGGTTTGCCTTCAACCAGGTGCACGGCCTGCCGGAGCGGCTGCTCACCGGCCGGTTCCGGCTGATGGCCGACGCCGTTTTCGGGATGATGCTGGTCAATCCGACGGCCATCGACGAGCGCGACCGCGCGATCTACGCGCATGCGTACTCGACGCCGGAAGCGATCAGGGCAGGCAACGGCTGGTATCAGACGTTCAGCCAGGATATCGAGGACCAGCGGGCATATCCGCGGCTGCGCACACCGGTGCTCGGCCTGGTCTCCGGCCCGAGCTATGGCTTCATGGCCGCGGGACTGCCGAAAAAAGCGGTTGATCCGACCATCCGCCGCGTCGAGAACAGCGGACATTTCATCGTCGACGAGCAGCCGGATGTCGTCGCCTCCGAGCTGTTGGCGTTTTTCCGCTGA
- a CDS encoding glycoside hydrolase family 43 protein produces the protein MRVLAAGKWFLCAAVALALAASGQPASRPAAAATTFSNPVATNRSDPHIISYGGKYYYTSTDGCVGGYICVWQSATLTGLGSATRFPVFQIPACPAVNCAEVWAPEIHAIDGTFYIYYTAGAGDAHRIFALRATTGSPTGAYAEANTGAPHGQITESSNTWAIDPDVFQIGGTLYLTWSGWPSASGGEQDIFLASMSDPLHVNSKRVMLSRPDRAWEKDGLAVNEGPVGFQHGGRTFLTYSGSFCDTVSYAVGLLTFAGGDPLNASAWQKTGPIFKYHSGVKGSASFVPIRTLDGTEDWFLVHSNTKGCDPGRELRLQRLLWDTDGSPLLGYPVGDGVALTPPSGELGSAGSPNPYNQGWGNAFGDLAEGVDDGEVAGSWTVNSPTGATLTSFGGVPWTRLFRASNPNYETYRVTVDARWTGTGTTSNYPKYGIYASYDDRNNHVEVFIDRKNLVLATHAVVQGAEQPWQNAALPAGFDPAVAHRLSVLKTGATYAFSLDGAVLQTRTFPGTFPVLLNGQVGLVTEDSTAAYTNLAVTETR, from the coding sequence GTGCGTGTTTTGGCTGCTGGTAAGTGGTTTCTATGCGCCGCCGTCGCGCTGGCGTTGGCCGCGAGCGGCCAGCCGGCATCGCGGCCGGCCGCGGCCGCGACGACCTTCAGTAATCCGGTCGCCACCAACCGCTCCGATCCGCACATCATCTCCTACGGCGGAAAGTATTACTACACCTCAACGGACGGCTGCGTCGGCGGTTACATCTGCGTGTGGCAGTCGGCGACGCTGACCGGCCTCGGCTCGGCGACCCGCTTTCCGGTCTTCCAGATCCCGGCCTGTCCCGCGGTCAACTGCGCCGAGGTGTGGGCTCCGGAAATCCACGCGATCGACGGCACTTTCTACATCTATTACACGGCCGGAGCCGGTGACGCGCACCGGATTTTCGCACTGCGAGCCACCACCGGCAGTCCGACCGGTGCGTACGCTGAGGCCAACACCGGCGCGCCACACGGCCAGATCACCGAGTCCAGCAACACCTGGGCCATCGACCCCGACGTGTTCCAGATCGGCGGCACGCTCTACCTGACCTGGTCCGGCTGGCCGAGCGCGTCCGGCGGTGAGCAGGACATCTTCCTCGCGTCGATGAGCGATCCGTTGCACGTCAACAGCAAGCGTGTCATGCTGTCACGACCGGACCGGGCGTGGGAGAAGGACGGTCTCGCGGTCAACGAAGGTCCGGTCGGATTTCAGCACGGCGGCAGGACTTTCCTCACCTACTCCGGGAGTTTCTGCGACACCGTCAGCTATGCGGTCGGTCTGCTGACGTTCGCCGGCGGCGACCCGCTCAACGCGAGCGCCTGGCAGAAGACCGGTCCGATCTTCAAATACCACAGCGGGGTCAAAGGCTCGGCGTCGTTCGTGCCGATCCGTACGCTCGACGGCACCGAGGACTGGTTTTTGGTGCACTCCAACACCAAAGGCTGCGACCCCGGTCGCGAGCTGAGGCTGCAGCGGCTGCTCTGGGACACCGACGGCAGCCCGCTGCTCGGCTATCCGGTCGGCGACGGTGTCGCGCTGACACCGCCGTCCGGCGAGCTCGGCTCGGCCGGCAGCCCGAACCCGTACAACCAGGGCTGGGGCAATGCCTTCGGCGATCTCGCCGAAGGCGTCGACGACGGCGAAGTCGCCGGCAGTTGGACGGTGAACAGCCCGACCGGTGCCACCCTCACGTCCTTCGGCGGCGTGCCGTGGACGCGGCTTTTCCGTGCGTCCAACCCGAATTACGAGACCTATCGCGTCACGGTCGACGCGCGGTGGACCGGCACCGGCACGACCTCGAACTATCCGAAATACGGGATCTACGCCTCCTACGACGACCGCAACAACCACGTCGAGGTGTTCATCGACCGGAAGAACCTGGTGCTCGCGACACACGCGGTCGTGCAGGGTGCCGAGCAACCGTGGCAAAACGCGGCGCTGCCGGCCGGTTTCGATCCGGCCGTGGCGCACCGGCTGAGCGTGCTGAAGACCGGCGCCACCTACGCGTTTTCCTTGGACGGCGCGGTGCTGCAGACGCGTACGTTCCCCGGCACCTTTCCGGTGCTGCTCAACGGCCAGGTCGGCCTGGTGACCGAGGACAGCACCGCCGCCTACACCAACCTCGCGGTCACCGAGACCCGCTAG